Proteins encoded in a region of the Ralstonia pseudosolanacearum genome:
- a CDS encoding cytochrome c oxidase subunit 3 — MSANRANAPYYFVPGPSRHPISASIGLLIVLLSAAAWVNAQPWAPWTFLIGLLWFLFVLRAWFADAISESEGGQYGDRVDASFRWSMSWFIFSEVMFFAAFFGALFYARTIAMPWLGDLNNKLLWPDFNALWPNAGPAGTVPPFTTMGPWPIPTINTALLLTSGVTLTWAHHALREGKRAQVIQGLLLTVILGATFMCLQAYEYIHAYHELNLKLTSGIYGSTFFMLTGFHGFHVTMGAIMLAVVLGRVIKGHFTPENHFAFEGAAWYWHFVDVVWLGLYVVVYWL; from the coding sequence AACGCTCCGTACTACTTCGTGCCAGGGCCCTCGCGGCACCCGATTTCGGCGAGCATCGGCCTGCTGATCGTGCTGCTCAGCGCGGCGGCATGGGTCAACGCGCAGCCGTGGGCGCCGTGGACCTTCCTGATCGGCTTGCTGTGGTTCCTGTTCGTGCTGCGCGCGTGGTTCGCCGACGCCATCTCCGAGTCCGAGGGCGGCCAGTATGGCGATCGCGTGGACGCCTCGTTCCGCTGGTCGATGAGTTGGTTCATCTTCTCGGAAGTGATGTTCTTCGCCGCCTTCTTCGGCGCGCTGTTCTATGCCCGCACCATTGCCATGCCGTGGCTGGGCGACCTGAACAACAAGCTGCTGTGGCCCGACTTCAACGCGCTGTGGCCGAACGCCGGCCCGGCCGGCACGGTGCCGCCGTTCACGACGATGGGTCCGTGGCCGATCCCGACCATCAACACCGCGCTGCTGCTCACTTCCGGCGTGACGCTGACCTGGGCGCACCATGCGCTGCGCGAGGGCAAGCGGGCGCAGGTCATCCAGGGCCTGCTGCTGACCGTCATCCTGGGCGCCACGTTCATGTGCCTGCAGGCGTACGAATACATCCACGCCTACCACGAGCTGAACCTGAAGCTGACCTCGGGCATCTACGGCTCGACCTTCTTCATGCTGACCGGCTTCCACGGCTTCCACGTGACGATGGGCGCGATCATGCTGGCGGTGGTGCTGGGCCGCGTGATCAAGGGGCACTTCACGCCGGAGAACCACTTCGCGTTCGAGGGCGCCGCCTGGTACTGGCACTTCGTGGACGTAGTCTGGCTCGGCCTGTACGTGGTGGTGTATTGGCTGTA